One Brassica napus cultivar Da-Ae chromosome A5, Da-Ae, whole genome shotgun sequence DNA window includes the following coding sequences:
- the LOC125608764 gene encoding putative F-box protein At1g46984 — MDGPENSRLKIVSLDTELSIETIPNELIIEILSRVPAKSIATCRRVLKEWKSLLLTPAFTDSFLTISSAQPRILLTFKCSGKWHFCTAPQPQHLDEELSVVEADYHMRLNGGSGPESCLSVQGFTCLIDRPKIMGKYERVPVICNPSTGQHLTLPKVKAKNSDLRTFFGYDPIKKQFKVLCMTVTNYRKQVNSKEHQVLTKEKGRLSWRKIICLFPHYPERERDGICINGILYYIARSDNTCLIASFDVGSEEFRLINMPEGSNLTYISALVNFKGKLCAVVVNSGSHGELWVLDDTQKEKWSKHSFDSPNTDFEEVKSTWATDTGEIAWVLSRWKNPFHVFFYNLDSKSVRRVEIKGIDDKVLLGKDRVIQHLSVTSYVENVMIL, encoded by the coding sequence ATGGACGGTCCGGAGAATAGCCGCCTTAAAATCGTCAGTCTCGACACCGAACTGTCCATAGAGACTATTCCTAATGAACTCATCATCGAGATACTCTCAAGAGTACCTGCGAAATCCATCGCAACTTGCCGCCGCGTCTTGAAGGAATGGAAATCCTTACTTCTTACTCCAGCTTTCACAGATTCTTTTCTAACCATTTCATCAGCGCAGCCACGTATTTTGCTCACCTTTAAATGTAGCGGTAAGTGGCATTTCTGTACAGCTCCTCAGCCTCAACATCTTGATGAAGAGTTAAGTGTTGTAGAAGCAGATTATCATATGAGATTAAATGGAGGTTCGGGACCCGAAAGCTGTCTATCTGTCCAGGGATTTACGTGTCTTATCGATCGACCGAAAATAATGGGAAAGTACGAAAGGGTTCCTGTGATATGTAACCCTTCCACGGGCCAACACCTAACTTTACCCAAAGTTAAAGCGAAGAATTCTGATTTGAGAACCTTTTTTGGGTATGATCCCATCAAAAAACAGTTCAAGGTTCTGTGCATGACCGTGACAAACTACAGAAAACAAGTTAACTCCAAGGAGCATCAAGTTCTGACGAAAGAGAAGGGAAGACTATCCTGGAgaaagatcatatgtttgtttCCGCATTATCCTGAACGTGAGAGAGATGGGATATGCATCAACGGGATTTTGTATTACATAGCTCGGTCGGACAATACTTGTTTGATAGCATCCTTTGATGTTGGGTCTGAAGAATTTAGACTAATAAATATGCCGGAGGGCTCTAACTTAACTTACATTTCGGCTTTGGTGAATTTCAAGGGAAAGCTATGTGCTGTGGTGGTGAATAGTGGTAGTCATGGTGAGTTATGGGTTCTAGACGATACCCAGAAAGAGAAATGGTCCAAGCATAGCTTTGATTCCCCAAATACAGATTTTGAGGAAGTAAAGTCAACATGGGCTACTGATACAGGTGAAATTGCTTGGGTCCTAAGTCGTTGGAAAAATCCATTCCATGTTTTCTTTTACAACCTGGATAGCAAGAGTGTCAGAAGAGTTGAAATTAAAGGAATTGATGATAAGGTATTGCTGGGTAAAGATCGTGTTATACAACATTTAAGTGTTACAAGCTATGTTGAAAATGTTATGATTCTGTAA
- the LOC125608765 gene encoding transmembrane emp24 domain-containing protein p24beta3-like, with protein sequence MERRQARSSKIHVFVLVCLILFSSIERISSLSVTVSDDECVQEYVLYEGDNVSGNFVVVDHDIFWGSDHPGLDFTVTSPAGNIVHTLKGTSGDKFEFKAPRSGMYKFCFHNPYSTPETVSFYIHVGHIPNEHDLAKDEHLDPVNVKIAELREALESVVSEQKYLKARDTRHRHTNESTRKRVIFYTVGEYIFLAAASGLQVLYIRKLFSKSVAYNRV encoded by the exons ATGGAGAGAAGACAAGCGCGGAGCTCGAAGATCCATGTCTTTGTATTGGTCTGTCTGATACTGTTTAGCTCGATCGAGCGAATCTCATCGCTCTCGGTTACTGTTAGCGACGATGAATGCGTACAAGAGTATGTCCTCTACGAAGGAGATAACGTCTCCGGAAACTTCGTCGTCGTCGACCATGATATCTTCTGGGGATCTGATCATCCCGGTTTGGATTTCACG GTGACGTCACCTGCTGGGAACATAGTACATACGTTGAAGGGAACATCAGGAGATAAGTTTGAGTTCAAGGCACCAAGAAGTGGAATGTACAAGTTTTGTTTCCACAACCCTTACTCTACTCCTGAAACTGTCTCCTTCTACATTCACGTTGGTCATATCCCCAACGAGCATGACTTAGCTAAAGACG AGCATTTGGACCCGGTGAATGTTAAGATAGCTGAGCTGAGAGAGGCTTTGGAGTCGGTTGTTTCGGAGCAAAAGTATTTGAAAGCACGTGATACCCGTCACCGTCATA CAAATGAGAGCACGAGAAAGCGAGTGATATTCTACACAGTAGGAGAGTACATTTTCCTAGCAGCAGCAAGTGGTCTTCAGGTTCTCTACATCCGCAAGCTCTTCAGCAAGTCGGTTGCATACAACAGGGTTTGA